The window GCACCAGCACCGACAGCACCAAGGTCGCGCCGAGGCGCTCCGACTCGCCGATGCGGGGCGGCGCAGGCAGCGACGCGGGGGCGGCGGCCGCGCCCATCACGCCACCGACGTGGCTTCGATGCGGTCGAACAGGGTGCCGGCGATGTTGAGGCCGAACTGCGCGTCCAGTTCGCGGATGCAGGTCGGGCTGGTGACGTTGACCTCGGTCAGGTAGTCGCCGATCACGTCCAGGCCGACGAACAGCATGCCGCGGCGTTTCATCTCCGGACCCACCTGCGCTGCGATCCAGCGGTCGCGCTCCGTCAACGGCCGGCCTTCGCCACGCCCGCCGGCGGCCAGGTTGCCGCGGAATTCATCGCCCTGCGGGATGCGTGCCAGGCAGTAATCGACCGGCTCGCCATCGACCAGCAGGATCCGCTTGTCGCCGTCCACGATCTCCGGCAGGTAACGCTGCGCCATCGCCAGGTGCACACCGCCCTGGGTCAGGGTTTCCAGGATCACGTTGAGGTTCGCCTCGCCGGCGCGGGCGCGGAAAATCGAACGCCCGCCCATGCCGTCGAGCGGCTTCAGCACGGCCTCGCCGTGTTCGCCGACGAAGGCCTTGAGCGCCTTCGCGTCACGGCTGACCAGGATCGGCGGGCAGCACTGCGGGAACAGCAGCGCGGCCAGTTTCTCGTTGAAGTCGCGCAGGCCCTGCGGGTCGTTGACCACGCGCGCGCCCTGGCGCTGGGCCATGCCCAGCAACTGGGTGTCGTGGAGGTAGGCGGCATCCACCGGTGGATCCTTGCGCATCAGCACCACGTGGCCGGGGCCGAAGTCGAGTTCCTGCCAATCGCCCAGGCGGAAATGGCTACCCTGCATGTCCTGCACCGTGAGCGGGGCGGTCATGGCCACCGCTCGCGCGCCGCGCAACGCCAGCCCGCCGGGGCGAACATAATGCAGCCGATGGCCGCGCCGCTGGGCCTCCAGCAGCATCGCGAAACTGGAGTCTTTCGCGGTCTTGATGGACTCGATCGGGTCCATCACCACCACGACGTCGAGGGGTGCGGCGTCTGTCATCTGCAGGTCCATGGCGGGCTGCGAAGATGGTAGCAGGCGACGCGCAGCGTCCATCGATGTGACGCATTGCGGCGCTTGACAGGCCGCGTGCGGGCTGGGATATAGACAGTCCGGCTGCAGTGCAAAAACAGCAGCGGGCAATGGCGGCAAGGGGAACGCATGGCGCAGCAAGACGAGACAGGCATCAACCTCCAGGGTTTGAGGGTGATGGTCATCGACGACTCGAAGACGATCCGGCGCACGGCGGAAACGCTGCTTGCGCGGGAGGGCTGCGACGTGGTCACCGCAACCGACGGGTTCGAGGCGCTGGCGAAGATCGCCGACCACAACC of the Thermomonas carbonis genome contains:
- the gshB gene encoding glutathione synthase, which produces MTDAAPLDVVVVMDPIESIKTAKDSSFAMLLEAQRRGHRLHYVRPGGLALRGARAVAMTAPLTVQDMQGSHFRLGDWQELDFGPGHVVLMRKDPPVDAAYLHDTQLLGMAQRQGARVVNDPQGLRDFNEKLAALLFPQCCPPILVSRDAKALKAFVGEHGEAVLKPLDGMGGRSIFRARAGEANLNVILETLTQGGVHLAMAQRYLPEIVDGDKRILLVDGEPVDYCLARIPQGDEFRGNLAAGGRGEGRPLTERDRWIAAQVGPEMKRRGMLFVGLDVIGDYLTEVNVTSPTCIRELDAQFGLNIAGTLFDRIEATSVA